In Phyllostomus discolor isolate MPI-MPIP mPhyDis1 chromosome 2, mPhyDis1.pri.v3, whole genome shotgun sequence, the following are encoded in one genomic region:
- the LOC114512626 gene encoding LOW QUALITY PROTEIN: tubulin alpha chain-like (The sequence of the model RefSeq protein was modified relative to this genomic sequence to represent the inferred CDS: inserted 2 bases in 2 codons; substituted 1 base at 1 genomic stop codon) codes for MECLSVDYGKKSKLEFFIYPXPQVSTAVVEPDDSILTTHTTLEHSDCAFMVDNEAIYDVYRRNLDIEHPTYTHLNCLISQISASIMASLRFDGALNVDLTAFXTNLVPYPCIHFPLATYTSVISAEKAHHEQLXVAEITDVCFEPANQMMKCDPRHSKYMACCLLYCGDMVPKDVNAAIAAIKTKRSIQFVDWCPTGFKVRINYQPPTVVPGGDLAKVQQAVCMLSNTTAIAEAWAHLDHKFDLMYVKCAFVHWYVGEGREEGEFSEVREDMVTKEKNYEEAGMDSVEGEGEEEGEEY; via the exons ATGGAGTGTCTCTCTGTCGATTATGGCAAAAAGTCCAAGCTGGAGTTCTTCATTTACC GCCCCCAGGTTTCCACAGCTGTAGTGGAGCCTGACGACTCCATCCTCACCACCCACACCACCCTGGAGCACTCTGATTGTGCCTTCATGGTTGACAACGAAGCTATCTATGATGTCTATCGTAGAAACCTTGATATCGAGCACCCAACCTACACTCATCTTAACTGCCTTATCAGCCAGATATCAGCCTCCATCATGGCTTCCCTCAGGTTTGATGGAGCCCTGAATGTTGATCTGACCGCATTCTAGACCAACCTGGTGCCCTATCCCTGCatccacttccctctggccacatACACCTCTGTCATCTCTGCTGAGAAAGCCCACCATGAACAGC CTGTAGCAGAGATCACTGATGTGTGCTTTGAGCCTGCAAACCAGATGATGAAATGTGACCCTCGCCATAGTAAATACATGGCTTGCTGCCTGTTGTACTGTGGTGACATGGTTCCCAAAGATGTCAATGCTGCAATTGCCGCCATCAAGACCAAGCGCAGCATCCAGTTTGTGGACTGGTGCCCCACTGGCTTCAAAGTTCGCATTAATTACCAGCCTCCCACTGTGGTGCCTGGTGGAGACCTGGCCAAAGTACAGCAAGCTGTGTGCATGCTGAGCAATACGACAGCTATTGCCGAGGCCTGGGCTCACCTGGACCACAAGTTTGACTTGATGTATGTCAAGTGTGCCTTTGTCCACTGGTACgtgggtgagggcagggaggaaggagagtttTCTGAAGTCCGTGAGGACATGGTTACCAAGGAGAAGAATTATGAGGAGGCTGGTATGGATTCTGTtgaaggagagggtgaggaagaaggagaggaataCTAA